The following are from one region of the Nymphalis io chromosome 21, ilAglIoxx1.1, whole genome shotgun sequence genome:
- the LOC126776804 gene encoding protein tumorous imaginal discs, mitochondrial-like isoform X3: protein MAPTRSIIGFLNPKTISAVFSSNISKTPCRFIHKCNNCNHFSRSPVVSTVALGRKNFKYGELSARHRYIHTTTSLNARTDYYQVLGVSKNASAKDIKKAYYQLAKKYHPDANKSDPEAPKKFQEVSEAYEILSDENKRKQYDTYGTTSEQMGMGGGPGGPDGFTHQWQYKSTIDPEELFRKIFGDAGFKAESFSDFAESKFGFGAAQEIIVNLRFTEAARGVNKDINVNVVDTCPKCMGSRSEPGTKAIKCTYCNGTGMETFSRGPFVMRSTCRHCHGTRMLIKYPCSECEGKGQTVQRKKVTVPVPAGVEDGQTVRMAVGNNEVFITFKVENSSYFQRDGPDVHTDCTISVSQALLGGTVRIQGLYEDHTIQIVPGTSSHSTIRLSRKGMKRVSQHGHGDHYVHIKIQVPKTLSEKQKALIYAYAELEEETPGQIHGVSYDRDGDKI, encoded by the exons aTGGCTCCGACCCGGAGTATTATTGGATTTTTAAATCCTAAAACGATTAGTGCTGTTTTTAGttcaaatatatcaaaaactCCGTGTCGCTTTattcataaatgtaataattgcaATCATTTTTCAAGGAGTCCGGTAGTATCTACCGTCGCATTGGGtcgtaaaaattttaaat ATGGGGAACTTAGTGCGAGACATCGATACATTCATACTACTACTAGTTTAAATGCAAGGACTGACTATTATCAAGTTCTTGGAGTATCCAAAAATGCTTCAgctaaagatataaaaaaggcATACTATCAGCTTGCTAAAAAGTATCATCCAGATGCAAATAAATCAGATCCTGAAGCTCCAAAAAAGTTCCAAGAAGTTTCCGAAGCGTATGAG atCCTTTCTGATGAAAACAAACGTAAACAATATGATACATATGGTACAACATCCGAGCAAATGGGCATGGGTGGTGGGCCTGGAGGTCCCGATGGTTTTACACATCAATGGCAGTATAAATCCACCATAGATCCTGAAGAGCTCTTCCGTAAGATATTTGGTGATGCGGGATTCAAAGCTGAATCATTTAGCGACTTTGCTGAGAGCAAGTTTGGTTTTGGTGCAGCTCAAGAG ATAATTGTAAATCTAAGATTTACTGAAGCAGCTCGTGGTGTGAACAAGGATATAAATGTCAATGTGGTGGATACATGCCCCAAGTGTATGGGGTCCAGAAGTGAGCCTGGCACTAAAGCTATTAAGTGTACTTATTGTAATGGTACCGGCATGGAGACATTTTCTAGag GACCGTTTGTGATGCGTTCAACATGTCGACATTGCCATGGAACTAGAATGCTGATTAAGTACCCTTGTTCCGAGTGTGAAGGCAAAGGACAAACT GTTCAACGTAAAAAAGTAACCGTTCCAGTACCAGCAGGTGTCGAAGACGGACAGACAGTACGGATGGCTGTTGGCAACAATGAAGTCTTTATTACATTCAAAGTTGAAAACTCGAGCTATTTTCAAAGAGATGGACCAGATGTTCATACTGATTGCACA atttCAGTGTCACAAGCGTTGCTGGGTGGAACTGTGAGGATACAAGGCCTCTATGAAGACCATACGATACAG ATTGTTCCAGGTACTTCCTCACACAGCACAATCCGCTTGTCACGGAAAGGTATGAAGAGAGTGAGTCAGCATGGCCATGGTGACCACTATGTGCACATTAAAATACAg gtACCGAAGACGCTTAGCGAAAAACAGAAGGCACTTATATACGCTTACGCTGAACTGGAAGAGGAAACGCCAGGTCAAATACACGGCGTTTCTTATGACAGAGATG Gtgacaaaatataa
- the LOC126776804 gene encoding protein tumorous imaginal discs, mitochondrial-like isoform X2 produces the protein MAPTRSIIGFLNPKTISAVFSSNISKTPCRFIHKCNNCNHFSRSPVVSTVALGRKNFKYGELSARHRYIHTTTSLNARTDYYQVLGVSKNASAKDIKKAYYQLAKKYHPDANKSDPEAPKKFQEVSEAYEILSDENKRKQYDTYGTTSEQMGMGGGPGGPDGFTHQWQYKSTIDPEELFRKIFGDAGFKAESFSDFAESKFGFGAAQEIIVNLRFTEAARGVNKDINVNVVDTCPKCMGSRSEPGTKAIKCTYCNGTGMETFSRGPFVMRSTCRHCHGTRMLIKYPCSECEGKGQTVQRKKVTVPVPAGVEDGQTVRMAVGNNEVFITFKVENSSYFQRDGPDVHTDCTISVSQALLGGTVRIQGLYEDHTIQIVPGTSSHSTIRLSRKGMKRVSQHGHGDHYVHIKIQVPKTLSEKQKALIYAYAELEEETPGQIHGVSYDRDGKKVSISEPQNLVDAVKEALKEKKNIEGGTSETPEEDVVKESKRSKG, from the exons aTGGCTCCGACCCGGAGTATTATTGGATTTTTAAATCCTAAAACGATTAGTGCTGTTTTTAGttcaaatatatcaaaaactCCGTGTCGCTTTattcataaatgtaataattgcaATCATTTTTCAAGGAGTCCGGTAGTATCTACCGTCGCATTGGGtcgtaaaaattttaaat ATGGGGAACTTAGTGCGAGACATCGATACATTCATACTACTACTAGTTTAAATGCAAGGACTGACTATTATCAAGTTCTTGGAGTATCCAAAAATGCTTCAgctaaagatataaaaaaggcATACTATCAGCTTGCTAAAAAGTATCATCCAGATGCAAATAAATCAGATCCTGAAGCTCCAAAAAAGTTCCAAGAAGTTTCCGAAGCGTATGAG atCCTTTCTGATGAAAACAAACGTAAACAATATGATACATATGGTACAACATCCGAGCAAATGGGCATGGGTGGTGGGCCTGGAGGTCCCGATGGTTTTACACATCAATGGCAGTATAAATCCACCATAGATCCTGAAGAGCTCTTCCGTAAGATATTTGGTGATGCGGGATTCAAAGCTGAATCATTTAGCGACTTTGCTGAGAGCAAGTTTGGTTTTGGTGCAGCTCAAGAG ATAATTGTAAATCTAAGATTTACTGAAGCAGCTCGTGGTGTGAACAAGGATATAAATGTCAATGTGGTGGATACATGCCCCAAGTGTATGGGGTCCAGAAGTGAGCCTGGCACTAAAGCTATTAAGTGTACTTATTGTAATGGTACCGGCATGGAGACATTTTCTAGag GACCGTTTGTGATGCGTTCAACATGTCGACATTGCCATGGAACTAGAATGCTGATTAAGTACCCTTGTTCCGAGTGTGAAGGCAAAGGACAAACT GTTCAACGTAAAAAAGTAACCGTTCCAGTACCAGCAGGTGTCGAAGACGGACAGACAGTACGGATGGCTGTTGGCAACAATGAAGTCTTTATTACATTCAAAGTTGAAAACTCGAGCTATTTTCAAAGAGATGGACCAGATGTTCATACTGATTGCACA atttCAGTGTCACAAGCGTTGCTGGGTGGAACTGTGAGGATACAAGGCCTCTATGAAGACCATACGATACAG ATTGTTCCAGGTACTTCCTCACACAGCACAATCCGCTTGTCACGGAAAGGTATGAAGAGAGTGAGTCAGCATGGCCATGGTGACCACTATGTGCACATTAAAATACAg gtACCGAAGACGCTTAGCGAAAAACAGAAGGCACTTATATACGCTTACGCTGAACTGGAAGAGGAAACGCCAGGTCAAATACACGGCGTTTCTTATGACAGAGATG gTAAAAAAGTTTCTATATCGGAACCTCAGAATTTGGTCGACGCTGTTAAAGAAGCGctgaaagaaaagaaaaatatcgaAGGCGGTACATCAGAAACTCCCGAAGAAGACGTCGTGAAGGAGTCAAAACGCAGCAAGGGTTAA
- the LOC126776804 gene encoding protein tumorous imaginal discs, mitochondrial-like isoform X1, translating to MAPTRSIIGFLNPKTISAVFSSNISKTPCRFIHKCNNCNHFSRSPVVSTVALGRKNFKYGELSARHRYIHTTTSLNARTDYYQVLGVSKNASAKDIKKAYYQLAKKYHPDANKSDPEAPKKFQEVSEAYEILSDENKRKQYDTYGTTSEQMGMGGGPGGPDGFTHQWQYKSTIDPEELFRKIFGDAGFKAESFSDFAESKFGFGAAQEIIVNLRFTEAARGVNKDINVNVVDTCPKCMGSRSEPGTKAIKCTYCNGTGMETFSRGPFVMRSTCRHCHGTRMLIKYPCSECEGKGQTVQRKKVTVPVPAGVEDGQTVRMAVGNNEVFITFKVENSSYFQRDGPDVHTDCTISVSQALLGGTVRIQGLYEDHTIQIVPGTSSHSTIRLSRKGMKRVSQHGHGDHYVHIKIQVPKTLSEKQKALIYAYAELEEETPGQIHGVSYDRDADGKKTGNANESQTIHEANREPESERDGTKWTFIESLLESLHNNRASFVTGFVLSVIICLFFLLNDPIDRFRVYEYIEKSESEGVSRYPDVPLGYKETIRKQREKNPELYDA from the exons aTGGCTCCGACCCGGAGTATTATTGGATTTTTAAATCCTAAAACGATTAGTGCTGTTTTTAGttcaaatatatcaaaaactCCGTGTCGCTTTattcataaatgtaataattgcaATCATTTTTCAAGGAGTCCGGTAGTATCTACCGTCGCATTGGGtcgtaaaaattttaaat ATGGGGAACTTAGTGCGAGACATCGATACATTCATACTACTACTAGTTTAAATGCAAGGACTGACTATTATCAAGTTCTTGGAGTATCCAAAAATGCTTCAgctaaagatataaaaaaggcATACTATCAGCTTGCTAAAAAGTATCATCCAGATGCAAATAAATCAGATCCTGAAGCTCCAAAAAAGTTCCAAGAAGTTTCCGAAGCGTATGAG atCCTTTCTGATGAAAACAAACGTAAACAATATGATACATATGGTACAACATCCGAGCAAATGGGCATGGGTGGTGGGCCTGGAGGTCCCGATGGTTTTACACATCAATGGCAGTATAAATCCACCATAGATCCTGAAGAGCTCTTCCGTAAGATATTTGGTGATGCGGGATTCAAAGCTGAATCATTTAGCGACTTTGCTGAGAGCAAGTTTGGTTTTGGTGCAGCTCAAGAG ATAATTGTAAATCTAAGATTTACTGAAGCAGCTCGTGGTGTGAACAAGGATATAAATGTCAATGTGGTGGATACATGCCCCAAGTGTATGGGGTCCAGAAGTGAGCCTGGCACTAAAGCTATTAAGTGTACTTATTGTAATGGTACCGGCATGGAGACATTTTCTAGag GACCGTTTGTGATGCGTTCAACATGTCGACATTGCCATGGAACTAGAATGCTGATTAAGTACCCTTGTTCCGAGTGTGAAGGCAAAGGACAAACT GTTCAACGTAAAAAAGTAACCGTTCCAGTACCAGCAGGTGTCGAAGACGGACAGACAGTACGGATGGCTGTTGGCAACAATGAAGTCTTTATTACATTCAAAGTTGAAAACTCGAGCTATTTTCAAAGAGATGGACCAGATGTTCATACTGATTGCACA atttCAGTGTCACAAGCGTTGCTGGGTGGAACTGTGAGGATACAAGGCCTCTATGAAGACCATACGATACAG ATTGTTCCAGGTACTTCCTCACACAGCACAATCCGCTTGTCACGGAAAGGTATGAAGAGAGTGAGTCAGCATGGCCATGGTGACCACTATGTGCACATTAAAATACAg gtACCGAAGACGCTTAGCGAAAAACAGAAGGCACTTATATACGCTTACGCTGAACTGGAAGAGGAAACGCCAGGTCAAATACACGGCGTTTCTTATGACAGAGATG CCGATGGCAAAAAAACCGGTAACGCGAATGAATCACAAACTATACACGAAGCGAATCGCGAACCGGAATCAGAACGCGACGGAACAAAATGGACGTTTATTGAAAGTTTACTCGAGTCATTACACAATAATAGAGCTAGTTTCGTCACTGGTTTTGTTTTATcagttattatatgtttgttctTTCTACTTAACGACCCTATCGATAGATTTCGGgtatatgaatatatagaaAAGAGTGAATCTGAGGGTGTATCGAGGTATCCCGATGTACCGCTCGGGTATAAAGAGACTATACGCAAGCAAAGGGAAAAAAATCCGGAATTGTATGATGCGTaa